Genomic window (Centroberyx gerrardi isolate f3 chromosome 9, fCenGer3.hap1.cur.20231027, whole genome shotgun sequence):
TGCCTGTGGCTTCGGCATGAAATAATTCCTTGTCGCTGTGCTGTTTATCTGAGACAAACATCTTGATATTCTCTACCGCCGCTGTCTCCAGCTTTCAGCCTCCTGCCCCTAAGCTGCTCGCGTTGAGTGATTAGCGGCTTAAAATATACCATTGTGTGAACTTTACTCTTCTGACAGCTCTCTAAACAGAATTAGCCAAACGTATAGGTGATTAAAACGAGACTGACAGTTGTGCCGTGAAGTCTGCAGATGAAGCGCATGAGCCCCCACTCTCCATTAGTTTAATTAGATTACCTTAATCTGATATAGGCTATTCCAAGTCGTTGCCCAATTATGTATGCGCTTTTTATTGGTGACCCTGAGCACCGGAgttcccccaccccaccacacacacacacacacacacacaggcaggctggCAGTTCAGTTCCATCTGGAATAACACTAACAGCTTTTCAAAATCAtatgcattcatttttaattaaaatctgAATTTAGGTGTTTTGGTGTGGAATATTTGATACTCCCGAGGGATGTAGAAGAGTTAGATgtttaattcatttttcatcaCTCAGCCTTGGGATAGCTTGTCTTCACAGTATTTCCACCTGACCTTCACTTCTGAAAATTCGAATATTTTGGTTTTTCTATTTGGAAGTTAATGGGTTGCTCCAGGGTTCATTGCATACAATAACACCTTTTATTGACGACCAGTGGTTATTTTTTATAGAAAACTTTGGAATATGCATTATTTGCCTGGCTTGTTCAGAATTATGTTCTTGAACTGTATTATTGCTGAGTAACAATGAAACCACCAACGGTCATACAAGGGGAACAGCGGTAGAAAAGAAGCGAGGAGAGAAATCTGGGCATGCAAAACAAGGAGAGGCGTTGTCGTGCTATTCTGATCTCACCTTTCCCCCACAAATAGCAAGCAAAGGCATGCCGTGTCTGCAACAGAACAAGACTTGCGCGAGGCTATGTAGCATTGATATGAAGACATGACACTCTAATTCGAGTGTCATGAAAGGGTttcagataacacacacacttgcaaataAAATGAATTCAATACATTTAATTGTTAATTGATTCATTGCACATTTGCTCAAGTGCAGACTCATACTCACTCAATGTaaagctttaaaaaatacaatctcAGTCATCTCTGACATGTGATTCTGAGTGCTTTCACGTTGGttgtaaataaaatacagaatatgaCAGATAAACCCTCTCTTTTAGAGTCTTGTTTTTTGATAATTCTGTAAAGTAAACATTGAGAAACAGGGCAGCATAACTGGTCCACGTCAAAGATAGTTTCATTCATATAGGTAGTGTAACTTTCAACATAATACATGTACATTTCCCTTTGTCTGTGTAAACACGATTTTGTGTCctacattttttaaagatttgtAACAGAGTTGGCCCCACTATTAGTGTGACATACCACCTAGTGTAGAGAGGAGAATCCTCACTTTAAACCGTAGCGTGAATTACCACCTTTCTGTTGGCACCTGAAGTATCATAATCACCACTCTTGATCTGTAGTACTTTTTTTGTGCATGCTTCATATTGCACATAGACATGTACTCCACTCTCCCTTTTAGAAACAGTTGAACAGGTTTACAATACTTAACATCTttctcaaattaaaaaaatagttttaatcATCGACTGTACACAATACCAAAAACAATGTGCTCTTTCCCATATAGTGTATAGAGTTCTCTCAACAtgcccttctctggtggaaacCGGTGCTAGGCGACAAGACGCGTCACTGAGGTCTCTCGCCATGAAACTTTCTGTGTCTGTACCGCCCGTTCTTTTCCTTGGCAATGTTGATACAGGCGTTGTGCTTGTTGCTCTGCAAGTGGTTCCAGTACTTGATGAGTTCGTTGGGCTGGAACTGGTGGGACGTTATCAGGTGGCTGTACTTGCAGCTGGAGTACGACACCCGCCAGTGGTTGAAGAGGAACTCGTTGGGAGGCGGCGCCGGGTCGATACGCAGCTTCGCCAGGCAGATCCCCACGTACACGTCCTCCAGGTGCAGCCTGCGTATGCTGAGCGAGGCCTGGTAGATCAACTCGGCCATGTCCCCCGAGAACACGTACCCCGTGCCCGAGCAGAATATGGGGTAGCGCTCGCTGGGGTACAGCTCCGGCGGCATGTACCACTTGCTGTCCTTGTTTCGGTTTGGTGCGTAGCCCCTCATCAGGTAGCCTGTGAAGTACCTCTGCTTGGGAGGCAGCTCGGGCTTCAGCAGCTTCTGGATGAGATACTCGGTGTTGACGAACATGTCGCTGTCCGTCTTCATCACGTAGCAGGCATGTGGACAATGGGTAGCCACCCAGTTCATGCCCATCAGGGTTTTGATGGTCAGGTTGTAGTACGTGTCCTGGTAGTCCTGTTGGATGATGTCGTGGTGAACGCGGCTCTCCTCCTCTATGCTGCTCTGGAGGAAGGTGTCCGAGCTCTTTCCCGTGCCAAGCAAAAAGAGACGAACGAAGCCCAGCCCCATCGCTACGCTCTCATTCCCCCACGTCTGGCGGATGGCATTGCGGGCATTGGCCTGGCCTGGTTCGGCAgcgatgaggaggatgaggaagggcGTGCTGTCCCTGCACTTGAAGGGCTCATTTAGGATGTAGCGGTAGGGCTGGGCGCTGAGCCTCCCTCCCACACCCATCTCCTTCTGCAAACTGTTGTTAGTGCTCATGGAATCCTCAAGCCCCATTACACCCGTCCTGGttccccctcctgctcctcctccagctcctgcttcGCCGCCCCCCTCTGCCTGCTGAGAACTGAGGTTGAGCAAAGGCTTAGGTGCCACATACCCTGTCTCCCTCCAGAGGCTCCTGAGGGAGGCGCTCTGGTTGGCCTCTACCTTGGGGCCGCGGAAGCCCCTGACAGTGTAGGCCAGTGGGTTTTCCCGGGGCCCGCTGCGTCCCGGCAGCCAGTCCTGGTGACTGAAGAATAGGAAGAGGGTAAAGAGCAGGGCCAGCGAGAGGAGGCCCGCCACGTGGGTCCGGAAGAGTGAACGCTTGACGGTCCAGGTCATCTTGATAGGACAGCAGTGCCGGCGTCTCCACTGCATGGTGCAGATCGGGGTCgcaggaggctgctgctgctgctcgggaatgggcggcggcggcggtcaCATACAATCACCTCAAACATGTGGTTGCCAACAGTCAGAGGGTTATCTGAGCTGGCAGATGGGTTGGAGTGAGCCTCCTAGTGGAGTCAGGGGAACGTTTGAGCCCCCCGGTGCAGCTTGGAGCAGGGTTATCAGGGCTCCTGGTGGAGCTAGGAAGGCGATGATTCTCTGGCCATGGAGGCTACTCCCAGGCTCTTCTTTGgcactgcagacaaacacagggTCATGCTCTGTGTCTCGGCTCCTTCAGGATATGATAAGGGTCACCTCCTCAATGGTTGCTCTCTCTAatctgaagagaaaaaaaaacaaagcagagaAACAGTCTTGGCAAGTGTCCAGAATGCACCTCCTATTCATTGGCATTGAGCCATTTGTCAATTGTCTCAGTTGCAGAGATGTTTTTTATTCTACTTGTGGGGGGAATAGAGCTTATTTCTTAATCattctattttttgtttgttttggcacACTCAGAGTAATTCTGAATTAATCTTTTCAGATACAGAAGCCCCAGTTGCAGCCTTATGTGCATACAGTGCCCGCTATGGTAAATGGCTCTGTTGGTAAGCTGACTTAACATTTTGAAAGAGAGAAGCTGAATCAATATGACAGTGTTGTAGCTGCTTTGATTGGACAGGGACTTATAACAGAGCAGACTCTGGGGATGTGCTTTTCTGAGAAGAGAAAATGGGAGATTTAGAAAACACTGTTGCGAGCATGTCTGTGGCAGAGGGAAAGGTTGCTGCTGTAAAGAATGATTGTGCATACATCTGCGTGATCGAAGAAAGATGCATCCAGATGTGCCTAGTTGCTCAAATACAGCATAACGCACATTTTCGAGTAATTCAATCATGCAGTAAAAACAGTAGACTAAATACCACTGGCAATGCGCACATTTTCATGTTAGTTTCTAATCATGTTGATTTCCTAGATGCCAGAAAATGAGAATATTCCCCAGATCATCACGGCCTCGTTGCCTCACAATAAAGACCATCTGGAATAGGTAAGACTTTAAATTAATACATATGTCTTCATGGAAATGACTATAAGCTAGCAGTGTGGTGTTAGGCACTGCGAGGTGGTGGTTGGCTCCTGCATGTCATTATCCAGCTTAATGCCTAGGGCGGAAGTATAAATTGCAGGTTTGCACAACGTGGTGCTGGCTAACGTTACTCTGAGCCGCTTGGGCGAGCGAGTGCCATCAGCCCCCCGCCGTGCCTCGACAGCCAGGGAGGAGATGCATCTGTCAAAATGAATTTTCAGGGTCCAGCAAGCAGTGGTGCTGAAGCCTCAGCCAGCCTCTGGCGATAACAGCCTTCACCCGCCATTCACCTTCCACCTTCAGCTTATCAATGCTGCCTACTGTCTACTTGAGAGACCACCCAGGCAGCTCCATCTTCtgaccacacacgcacacgcacacacacagacaaaaggtGCATAGtcgcatgcatgcatgtgtgcgttgCCCACAGGGAGCCACACACCAAGGGAAGCACAAATGCAATCACGTATGCTCAGACATTGATTCACTCGCTCACAATCAGTTTGCATAAGCACTAAATATATTGGCATCACACAACCAAATACTGCACACATAATCATTCCTGTGtgccgcaaacacacacatgcaaccacAAAATATAGTGCACATCACACATaatcatacacacaccaaatacacatgcacacataatcATTCATGTGCGCGcactcgcacacatacacacacaaaatatagtGCACACCACACAATCATATACAAACTAAACATACTGCACACATAATCATtcttgtgcatgtgcatgcaggcacacacacacacacacacacacacacacacacacacacacacacacacacagagacacacatcaccagagaaaaacagaatatgcCAGCAGAAACTTGCAGGTTATACTAGACCCTAGTGAATATTAATGCGGCAACAGTGCAACTCTTGAATCCATCCTTCCTGTGTGTGCTGGCTTACTGATTGCCTGCtctctttgtttatttgtgtgtttgctttttaatattttgcaaATACAGAACAGCGCATTATTTTGTAATAACGCTACATGGCAGCGTTGTGTGAGGCCGATCTCCAACTTCCAATTTTCATTTCCTGGTAGTGTTTGCTCATTCGTCACGACAACTGGCTAGGAACACGCTAACCTTTTCAGGCGAGTGTGCTTACCCAGCGCAAGCAATTACAGGAGAATGAGAGGGGCCAAGGCCGACTTTGTTTTAAAGGTTAACATACTTTACATCCGAGCATATCCAGCGCTGGAGAGATTTCTGCTGTCATCTAAATGAACATCTAGTTATGTGAATTCTGATggagtgtgtgcacacacacacacggatacatATGTACATAAATAGACGCGCACGCAGAGACACACCTGCACATAAATggacacctacacacacccacatccacccccacacacacacagaaacacagacagtgtatgactttgttttttttgctgtctaCTTAAATGCCAATTTCACAGTTGGATCAGACAtcctttttttacattttagcagtTCCATTAATTCTGGCAATGCCTCTCCTTGTTAATTCGTTTCCTTGCCTCCCATCAATGTCACTTCTATGCAAGCCAATTAGTTACACTAGCACTAATTGAGGCCCCAGTGGTTCTGCGGCGGTCAATAATCAGAGCGAAGGCTGGGGGAGTGACAGAGCGGTGACATACCAGGCATACATTATAGTGTTGTCGCCGCATCGGCTTCAgatctaaaaaaacaaaaacaaagggaaAACTTTCCACAGCAAGGTACGACTAAATCCATTATCTACAGTTTGCTCCCTCTTTGATTCCACGCTCAAGTAAATAGCCTAGCCAGTTTTGCATCCACAATGCATGTGTGTAATGCATGCAAAACTAGCTTTTGTTGATGTCAGTGTGAGGATATGACCTTGATACAGTACAACAGTGCACTTTGTGATAGTGACACATTTtcctacaaaaaaaacagcagccatTAGCGAGCCATTCAGAGTGGCTGTTCAGAGTTGTTGCTTATTAAATGCCCTATTTTATTGAAACATGCCTGACTGATTATGTTGCTGATTGGTGCTCCGGTTTAGTCTAAATATACTGCCTTGAAGCCATAGTCCTCATTCAACCACAACggttatgattttttttggatGTGAGAGTGAATGTAACCCTCGGACACAAGGATCAGAGACAACatgttcaacatcaacccaaatgagcacaaatttttcaaaatatgatattatggcacggTACAAAAATCATATGTAAACAACTTTTGAATCAGTTTTGAAcagatatcagaaagatatttaagGTCTGATTTCACCAACAAgtattcaacatcaaaatgtttgctgggacaAATAAAATACAAGGCTATTCCTGATCTACAGTACCTTACCTTTACCTCCTGCTGCAAGACTGGGCCTCTTCTACCCTAAGGAGGTGTGTCTGATGCCTTATCTAAGTCCAGCATTGTTTCACTTGATAAATAAGTCGGATCCTGGGCGATGTTTGCTCATAGGGAGCAGCCATGGCTTTGTCTGCGTTTAATTTGAGACTCTGGCCCATCCCtggctctctgtctccattgtTAGCAGTCTAGTTAGAGGCCCGAAACCTTGTTGTGAACCCACTTCTGAAGACACCTCTTTGTTTCAAGGAATGGCTCTctgcccgctctctctccctctcttatcgtctctcctttccttcctctctacTGACAGAAACATCTGAACTACAGTCTCACTTCCATATTCTGTTCCAGCTTGTGTCTGCACTGCAACGAGTTTGAGAATCTCACGAAGGCTTGCTTACCCCCCTCTGATCTTTGTATTCAAATccggcttttattttgaactcTTTATGATTATGACCAACTCTCATAGTCTAGCGCAATCATCAGTAGCCTAGCAGTGTGATGCAGAATGATTACATGTGGACTCGCACTGATGTTtttcccatttgatttggtaaatGAGTTTATTTGCACCCCTCTGGTATTTTAGGGAGTCGTTCTCTCGAGTTCTCACTGTGCTTTTTAGAGTTGCCGATTGTATCCGAGAGAAACGTCTGGGGATTTCGGTCCAGCTCAGCTGCATTCCTCCTCAACAGCCTATGTCGTTTcggagcatttttttttttttttgttgccatcTGATTGCGGCGGAGGGATCACGAACGTTCCCGAAATAGCCACTGAAATCGAGGTGAGGGGTGGtgtggtctctctcctctctctccctaactctctctctctctttgtctattTAAACACAGTTGTTTGGTGTGTATCTGACTCAACTAGGATAGGACCTCAGGGAGGGAGAGTTGTGTTCTCGCTAAGTGTCGGAGAGTGGATGAGTGACACAGGATGGCTGggatgcgttttttttttatttattttttttattacacttcATCACCCAGGGGCTGGTCAGATCTGGGCCAGGCCACCAGAGCCCCTCTTCCATATCTGATCCTTAAAACTCGAGTCCAAGCCACTTAACGCAGAGCCACTGTACAGCGCATTCCGATCCATTTGGCCTGATAAAACTTGTTAAAAAGGATGGAAAAAGCCTCTTAAAACTGCGCTGAAAAATACAAGACACCCCCGGGAAATAAGATAGTGCTGGCAGCTATGAGTTCTATAGCTGTAGTATATATTATACGACAGTGATATTCTTCTCCACTCAGTGAAAGCGATATCCACTCCTATCCAGTGTCCTTCCGCCAACTTTTACCCGGCAATTCGTTCaagcagtattttttttatcctacTTTGTTGATAGGGTTCGACCGTTGTCACTTCAACTTGATTTGGGGTTGCATGCGTGTCGGTCCGGCCACCGCAGCAATAAATTATGAGGTGGTTTGAAAATTAGACCCTATTAAAGTTTCATAGTCTAGTGGGCAGACTGAACACCCAGATGGCGAGCCTAAccgctgtgttttttttaatgtccaCCTCAGCAGTTAGCAGATATCCCTAAGCATGCCTGGGCTTAAGCGCCAACTGGCCCGGCGGATGGACGTGATGAATCGGATAAAAAGCCCTGTTAATTGAATTGGATCAATCGAATCTCCCCGGCTTCTCCACTTGGCAGGTCGTGTTTTTGAGAGGTCCAAggtaacttttttttccccatgcaaAGGGACCCACAAACTGGTACAAAATGCACCACGGACCTCCGTTTTGGTGCCTCAAGGaacccccatctgagaagatggTTCTTGTTAATTATGATTTAGTGTAGAATTGTTAGGATGTGTGGGGAAATAACAGCGGGAGGATCCTTATTTGCTCATTTTGCTAACTTCTAGGTTGtcaaataatagtgaaattgaactattcctcattttgctgtggtgCCCCCTgcctggaaccccctgaagaGGCCCCGCCTGGGTGTCACTGCACCCTTTTTGGGAGCCACTGGGGTCCAAGGTGTGccggatggagggaagagaaggggagggtAGCGGGACAAAGAGGGAGGGCAGATGGATAGacgtatggatggatggatgtatggatagatggatggatggatgagtccAGGTGGTTGGAAAGGGTGGAGGGCTGGATTtaatggaggggagaggggggtggggggtgatggggggggggggggggggtaaatgaATGATGAGGATGTGGAGGATTGATGAGACGTGCAGTGCTGcgtacctcctcctcctccccgtcatgctgctgctgctgctgctgaggctgcgGCCGGCAGACGGAGCGCGTGAACCCGGGCGAACCCCATCGCCGCGTCCCGAGGAAATCTGGGCTAATGTCCTCCTCTTCCAGCGCCGCCTCTCGCCTAATCACATCGATACTATTAGGATGCTGTTACACTTGGCGTAGCGGTCGCCCGTCCCTTGTTGTCGTCCTCCTCATATCGCCCTAGCCTGAACAAACCTGCAGGTTATTTGGCTCTTCTTCTCCTACTGcgactcctcctctcctccctctcctggcTCTTGTGTCCGTTACACACCACAGCTCCTCCTCTATCTAATCTATCaatcaatgttttgtttttttattttccttccttcctgcttcACTAGTTTCTTTACCTCTCCCAAGTTTATTTCCCTTCCCAGGGGGACGttatttcatgtaaaaatgaaGTGGAAACATTAACAGCATCCACACACGGTTTATCCGGAGCCCCACAGCCGCTGGAAAGAATTGGGAAAGCAGCGGCGGCAGAGCGGGAGGAGTGCGGCTGGTCCTTCACGTTGCTAGGCAGGCTCGTGTGGAGAAGTAGTGAAAACgacggagggaaggaaagacaattatatcctcttcttcttctgagtcCAAATCACTGTAAAAACATCTTGCCCGAGTcctaaaggcaaaaaaataacCACCGGCCCTCTATCTTTATCTCCCCGCCTCGGTTTTGACAGACCATGGCTAGCTCCTCTTTTCCGAGAATCGCTCCGC
Coding sequences:
- the b3galt2 gene encoding beta-1,3-galactosyltransferase 2 yields the protein MQWRRRHCCPIKMTWTVKRSLFRTHVAGLLSLALLFTLFLFFSHQDWLPGRSGPRENPLAYTVRGFRGPKVEANQSASLRSLWRETGYVAPKPLLNLSSQQAEGGGEAGAGGGAGGGTRTGVMGLEDSMSTNNSLQKEMGVGGRLSAQPYRYILNEPFKCRDSTPFLILLIAAEPGQANARNAIRQTWGNESVAMGLGFVRLFLLGTGKSSDTFLQSSIEEESRVHHDIIQQDYQDTYYNLTIKTLMGMNWVATHCPHACYVMKTDSDMFVNTEYLIQKLLKPELPPKQRYFTGYLMRGYAPNRNKDSKWYMPPELYPSERYPIFCSGTGYVFSGDMAELIYQASLSIRRLHLEDVYVGICLAKLRIDPAPPPNEFLFNHWRVSYSSCKYSHLITSHQFQPNELIKYWNHLQSNKHNACINIAKEKNGRYRHRKFHGERPQ